The window GACCTCTGTAATCTTTCTATCGTAAGAAGTTATGTGTTAACATTTATCTAGGCTGACCCTATcccatgaaaaagaaaacacttttatatacaaaaacaaatgtaaaaatatttattcaaacaaaaattcccatacatataaaaagcatttatagCACATCTAGAAAAACTGCCCCTCGATCTAACAGTGCATACAAAATCAGCTGGTGAAGAAAGCTCACCCTTAGCAGAAGACACAAAATTAACTTATTTAAATTGATCCTTCTATTTCCCCAGAGGCACCCCTGCTGTTTAATGTGTCCAGTGAGCTGCAAGGACCTCAGGTCTGTTGACAGTGCCTTAAGAGAATCTTAAGTGGCAAATTGTGTGCTGAGGTCCCATCAGACCTTACTTTGTGGGGAGTAAAGTCGAGACTTCAGCGAGTCCCAAATGCACAGGCCATTGCTATCACTGACACAGGCCCAGTTGGCAGCCTGATGGCCAGAGTAGAGGCTCTTTTGCCTGGAAAGGTGGTCGGTCCAGAGACACTGGCGGTCGTCATCTATTTCACATGGCACAGAGGTGCACTGTTTGATCTGTAATTAAAGATATAAACACTTGGTATTTTTAGAAGATCCTTAAAAACTGAGGTGGAGATAAATGCAGCAGTTACATGCTTACTCGTGGCACAACTCTGTCTCAATTACAGCAAAACAAGCAATTTAGGGCATAAAACTCACTTCCTCACAGTTTCTCGGTTATTGATTTGGGACAtatgcattgttttaaagttaaaggaaacttttttcttgttagtaaggttgaaaaaaaatgaaaaagtccaTCTAGTTTGaacaaaagtaaaactaaaaaaaaacaaccatacatatgtatgataaataaacataaagcatagttctccccagagggttttagccggttgcttcGCCAGGCTGCTGTGcctaccccgcccacctctcatCCTCTGCATGCTGTTATCCGTTCAGgggattgctgctgggatgagaggtgagcacagaGTTCAGTCTTCATGTGAATAagacacaggcagccctgccCCCATCACATAGCACGAGCTGGaatttctacttaaaaaaaaaaaaaaaaaaaaaatctgcctgtaaaatgtatccactgctagagagtgtgtgaagtctgcatgtcgttctgcatcctcacagctctttgtgtacaaacctccatatctcctaaactgtatatcacaatgacttgtaattttcaggatgcacaggggaccctcacaGATACTTGTTACTACAATTTCACCCCcccagccttaaaaaaaatttcaagatatgggggtctcAAATGTAAACAGTTATGAAAAGTGAagattggggttgctgtttcagaggaaagtgcaactagaagtcctaaattgaaaatgcgaATTAGGGACCCCGGGGCTACTAATATAGCAAGGACCATTGGGGTGGGACCCCTAAAtatttacctacctgtcacaaacaAGAACTATATCcatacaagtggggaacatctgtgactaacatcccccaaaacttcatcactatagcatcattagaacataaactctgcccactaaaatgtaatagggtacagtcatgtgtaacaagaaagtgcattttaaaggacagtttttttttaatgttgtattgaTGCAATGGTGATGAAAGGAAAGGTTAGCCACATGTTTCTCCCACTtccatctatatttttgtttccctgcacctcttaattcttgagaaattggggtttgaggtaagatgcagacagatatgtgtaacagagcaggcagcacattttgctagtagagatttatgttctcataatgccatactaattacattttaaaaaggtttaccCACAAGTGTCCCCTACTTGCACCTTCAGTTTCCATTGCCACCACGTGTACCTTTATaatttcaagttattacaaccaacggtttaggagataaaaaggtttgaacacagagagttgttaggttgcagaatatgacaagcagcttttacacacacacacacacacagctatcacactgcgctgccgatgacattacacactatggattgtttttgtttttttatagaatatgggcagtgatgagagggggtccatctgatatcacatgcatgatgctaccTAAAGcatcacaacatttttaacatcatattaaagagtgactttctctgttatttaatggaaaaatgtgtgtttgtttttacacttttttggggaggaccttTCCCCTTTAGTCCTTacttccattttggtaaagaccaaagggaaaatccacagcctcctggaatatttgtgtcacatatccattcagaggctttcttataatgtaaaaaaaagtgtttaatctcTTGcgtgcgcagtgcaaggcagcactgattgtacaagtgagcatcagagaaaaggtggaagctgagccagcatgggcctgctggactgattttgtaaaaggatcaagtgaaaacaaaaaagatttcacaaaagttcactttaacttcATATAGcctcaggagcacatctgaagttaggctgaattcacaccggcagtaaggttatatttgtccattcctcatgccaggaaccactgctgcttaaaaaacttcaaGCTCTGAAAaagcctgttaccaatcccaggtgctgAGCAGTTGCCAGAaatcactcagaaggggtaaatgttttttgctgctaatatgaactaagcctaacttgttacacattcattatactattacactactacaaaggattacactcttaaaacttagaacactagtaagttgggtcacaatacacggcataggacagttgtggcaaaatacatagaatggtgaaattggatatactaatggagcatgcattacaaagttggaacaaagtataggggtaaggtagaacactgaaacaataggaggttagtggatacccatggcataaaagactgggagcactaaatttgccgtcttttgccacacaccctttttgaccacctggctgaaaagaaaattctggggagaacactatagtAACTACAAGTAAAGTAACTTTTgtgaatttataaaaaacatgtattttatttatcttctgaTATGTAGCAGCTTTCTATTAAAATATTGTGGGATAACGAGATCAACATCTCAATCTGCTGGTAAAGCTTCCTGTGTCAAAATTCTGCTCATTGGACCATGGTGCAGAACCTTCCTCTGTCAGTCTGACTGGCATAATAAGGTACATATTGATCAGCTGTACTGGCAATATATTGTTAGAGtctcttttaaaaaacaaacaaacaaaaaaaaacttgattcaGAATTTTGCTTGGGTAGCAGGGACAGGTACAGAgtaatttttttatcttctacATTACAGAACTGACACAAAAATTATTTATCAGAAGTTGCAAGGCACAATGTACAAGTAAATACATTAAATGTCAACTGAAGGTGCACAGTTTTGCTCTTCTGCATATATGGTATGTCTGTGTacaaagctgaattccaggaatCCATATGCTGCCACTCCAGCAGCCATTCACTAGTGACTGGTACAAATGGGAAATTTGGTTTTGTGCTAAGTCATATATGAACCCTATAACTgcagtgttttgtgtttttgttgctaCATTCTGAGGGGAATTTTGTTTTGGAACACTTGACAGcactgtttaaaataatatggCACATGTATAACCAGGTAGATCCCACAGTAGTATGTCTTCTAACACCACTAAGCTATGTTAGAAATAAGTGGCAGAGCTTTGGAATGGGTAAAAGAATAGTTACTGATGGGAATCCATAGCACTGACCTCTGGACAAAGCAATAGCAGTCAGATGTGAAGAATCTGACTGCAGAAAGccaagtataaaaatgttttctaatggtCACATATTGCTATATGATGGACACAACTGCCTGGTGATGTGGCTTCAGTATGACATTTGTAGGATGTAACATATCATTATGTATTTGTGGGTGTTGTTCACTGTGAATTAGGCACTGTGATCTGTAGGTAATGCCTAAATCACTCTTTCATAAGGAAAGTCCAAGATTCTTATTCTGCCTTATATATGGATGATGTTGCAAAGCTGTGCATTAAGCATAAATGaatgctatttaaaaaacattgcagaGCCTGTTATGTTTCACCACTGAATGAGCACTTTATGCAATCTTACCGTGCACTCGCAGTTCTTAGCATACATCTGCATGAAACCCCTCTTCTGGCAATAAGTCAGGGAAGCCCATGGTGCAATGTAGCTGCAGGTATTAATAAATACTTCACCATCGATAATATGTCCTGTAAACAGAGGATAGTCAGAAACATCACTGGGGAGGTGAGAAGAAGGTAAAACATACAGCAGACATTTCTGAAATAAACACAGGTTATTTGACCAGGAAAATAAGACTTTGTTGGCTTTGGACCAGCAGAGCTAGTCCTTATTTTAGGTACTTTGATAGATAAGGCTGCCTTTCCATTATTTAAGAAAGAATTACATCTTAAAAACATGAGTGATGTTAATAATTCTCAATAGTTATCTAAATTAACTTCTAGAGATGTGCAGTGATGTTTCTCAcagtaaataaacacatttggtTGTTTTGACTGTAGAAGTGCTGCTTTTGTCTGAAAGTTTAGGTACTAAAACAAGTCTCTCTGTCTTATTCaagaaaatgtgtgtatgtgtgtaagtaAGAATATTGAAGTATACTGACCAGCAAGGACAAATTCTTCACTCTTGTTAGTTGAAGTGTGCTGGTATCCGCACAAACTCTCGGCAGTTGCAGTGTACAGGTACTGGACGTCCTCAAATCCTTCTGGGGCCTTGAAAACCTAATGGAGAAAGACGGATTGTTTTCAACCATACACAATCACAGTGCTGTGCAAAACCAGCCAGCATACAACAAGAACACTCAGATATCATTTTTACTGGACTGCAATTAGATTGGactagaaacattttaatgtacaaaaaaaaattatcccttttacttattttactactttttaagGTAATGAAATTATCGCAATTATTGCAGAATAAATAGGCCTATAGTAAAAACAACTGTGGTCCATAACTGGTAAAAAAGTATGATGAAAAGTGGTGAATTATGAATAGAGATGGAAAGGGTTAAAAActacaaattatttgttttgttatccGTGTATCCATTACAgcgattttcttttacttcctgtgaAAATATGCCTACAATTAGGTTAAATACCACCTCTGGCAGTGGTCAGTGGAACAAGTGTTCCTCATGGGAACggtttcctgcacctctggtttgttcttgttttaaaatgttgtatttctcttCACTTAAAAGCAGGATAGAAATGAAATGATCTTACCTTTGTAGTTTTAATTTGATATTGCATTCTAGTTCTATTCTTTTCACTCACTTTCTGCCCAACAAACTTTGTGCGGATCACTGTAGAGAGAATTTTTATGATCAGCagaaattacaataaatgtattgtgtggAATTTGCACaactttttcttatatttaatgatttttagaaGCAGAAAAACGTTCAAGGAAATATTTAGTCGTCTGTCTAATATAGTGCAAAATTAGtgttaaatttttatgtttttttcacctgTGATTCTTCCAAAACCAAACCCCATCTCCTAAAGTGATAGTGACAATGGAGGAGCATTTAGCTATACTTAAGACAGGAAACTAGGAGTGGGTCAAAAGCTCCCTCTAGTGTTTAAATTTCAGATCTCTGAATTTATTAAGTAATACAAATATTctacaaaatgtgtaaatcaagGTAACACTACATGTATTaccacaaatatataatatatatactttccCTTCAAGTATTGTTAGCACTCTTTCAGTGCAAATAAAAGCTTGGTGTGTCCTCTGAGCTGAATCACAGCAAGGATAATTAGCTTTCGAGCACATGTTTTGACATGAGCCCATCCTCCTGAAACATTACCTATGAACCCTAAAATTGCACACCCACTCTTTAAAACCTGAAGGACAGTATTATTCAAATGTTGCAAAATTAAGTGTATATGTTTCTATAAATGTTTGGAGTTTGCTCTTCTACAAgctatttaatatatgtaaaagaagGTCATGCTTTTGGAATTAGAATATATCgtaatccaaaacttttttttttatacagtctaaagctctttatttgacttttatttcTGAATCTCTTTTTAGTAGATTCACTCTTCCTTTTTGTGCTAGTGACTGACTTTTACAATTGTCAGCAGAACCAGGAATACCTGCTTTGGTGACAAGGGAGAATTACCTCTCACATAGAGAAGATTTCTTCACACttctttccagaaaaaaaaaaaaaaaacagtgtgtcTCTATGTCCATGATAACAATATTTAGGTTTTGTCCCTCCTAGCTCATTACTACATGTCAGGCTTTCTCATTTGGCTCCTGATAGTTACTTCATTTTAAGCACTTACCAATAGCAGAGTCACAGTACACAGACTGGGGGTGCCTGGGGCCAGAACATGAACAGGACCAGACTTCCTGGCTGAGGCAACTCAAAACCAACAATACCACCAAGGCAAACATTGTGCAAACTGCTTGCTTCTTTGGGCTACAGAGGAAGAGGGAATGAAAGGtacacattaatatttaaataccaCAGTCAGCTAGAAAAGTACCTGGCAGTAATGAGGGCTTATCAGATATATTTCCTGTATCTATTAGGTGCAAAGAACAGGTCAGAAAACTCATACAGATGGTTGGCAGGACAAAAGCTTTGTAAAGGTTTGCCTAGTTCTTGCAGAAAATGGTTTAAATTTGAAACCACATGGTAAATAGTGGCTGGGACTAATATTTTACTATTGGTTAGAAAAGAGCAAGCAATACTGTAAATGCTATGATATGTAGGAAGTTACATGATTGCTGGCAATCAAGGAATTACCTTCTGCTGGGCTTGCCTTTGGCTGGTTAGAGGTTAAATGATGCTGTGCTGGGCTTTGTAAATGAAAGGGATAAATGATGATTAATGGTTAATTGCTGTGCTACACTCCAGTAAGTCATTGGTTAAAAAGCCAGTAAGTAATTGGATTGAAAAGAACAAGGGTTAGGAGATGGTGTTCTGGCATCTAAAATGGTTTAGGTTATGTAATGGACAATcagggtatttattaaaaaattcaaGATACAACTCCCTGTATAGGTCTGTGTTGTGCAGGCAGTTAAATGGTGCAATGATGTGGCAGATGGAGAGTAAAGTACAGGACCAGAAAAGGAGTTAATCCTCCAGTGCAGATCTCTGGCTTGGTATTTATTAAGGTTGTACAGGGCATTGTAAAGAATTACTGTCTAGGTATTAGAAAGAAGGAGTAATAGAATCTTTGCAGAGTATAAAGCTATTCGCCCATTCTGCTGTAGCTGTTAAGCAGGTCAAAATAGATTAGTGATGCTCGGTCAGAAGGGCAGGGTACCAGCAGCAAAGAGAGTGATAGCCGATGGAGCTCTTCAACCACTTACCTGATCTCAGGATTGTCAGTGCTTCTGGAGCTAAGTGCTGGATCTCTCCATGCCACGTTTGGAATTTAAAGCTCCTCACGCCCCCTCCCTCCTATGCTATGATTGGCCAACAGCCCAGCCCCAGACGCCATCCTTATTAGTCAGAGATTTCAAAACAGGAAAAGATCATAAGGCAGCTGGGAAATGAGTTTGGTCACTTGAAGGGTTGGGGAACCATAGGATAACGTTACCAGTTCAACCAGGTAGAAACAGGCACAAACTACGTGACAGCACTGCAATCCCctcaaaatgaaacattttgcgTAAATAACTTAATCACAGTCATACAGTGAACACATATCAGGTATTGATGTTGATTTTACATGATTCCAGCTCCTGACAACTGCAGGTTTAAAAGAATTGTCCCAGATAAAAAAGCTGCTATAATATCTCTGTGAGAATGTGATGTAACAttaaatgcaaaactaaaattcTAATGTAATAAGTATGACATTGGATGCAGAATGCTCTGCAGCCCATTGAGTAGGGATTGTATAATCTTTTCACagatgtttgaaatattttgttcagAAGTGAGcagtttaaagtaaataatttattttatctaatctaatatattttaatggttaAATTAAGTTACCATAAAATCACCTGATATTAAACACAGTAATATTAACCTAAAGTATGTGCTTACTGAAGATGGAAGGCAGATTGGAAGTTTGCCCTATGCCAGTTAAATAAGGCTAATACTAGATACCTAAAAAATAGCTGACTTTCAACCCCAATAAATATTGTTGGCCAGAGACACATATTGCACCCTTAAGCTGTTAGCATTGGTTCCCAGTCTGACACATTCATATGCACTGTTTTTACTTCTCAGCTCATCTCACAGTTGCCCATATCATGTGCTGGCTTTTATTGATAAATTGACACACAGGAAGTAGTCTTTACTTTTCAAAGTTCCAACTTTCCAACAGTTCAATCCATTCCCTGAGACTCTATAGTAGGTACTTAGGCTAAACTTAGTTTTGttagttattattattggtttttattaatattggtgGCTGTACCCCacaaagccaaataacctatTCTTTAAAGAGTACATTGAATAAAAATACTTGTCAAACAAAAAAATCGAGTCcgataaaaatgatttttttttgctgttgcgTTTTTTAACTTGTACTGCTTTGTTTTCTTGACCAATGTATGGCattctgaaaatattatttgCCAATAATTCTGGTTTAAATTAGTCAtacataattttctttaatttcactt is drawn from Pyxicephalus adspersus chromosome Z, UCB_Pads_2.0, whole genome shotgun sequence and contains these coding sequences:
- the TIMP1 gene encoding metalloproteinase inhibitor 1 — translated: MFALVVLLVLSCLSQEVWSCSCSGPRHPQSVYCDSAIVIRTKFVGQKVSEKNRTRMQYQIKTTKVFKAPEGFEDVQYLYTATAESLCGYQHTSTNKSEEFVLAGHIIDGEVFINTCSYIAPWASLTYCQKRGFMQMYAKNCECTIKQCTSVPCEIDDDRQCLWTDHLSRQKSLYSGHQAANWACVSDSNGLCIWDSLKSRLYSPQSKV